The window GCTCTGCCAACTGAGCTATGGGAGCATATATTGGAGCGGGTGATGGGAATCGAACCCACGCTGTCAGCTTGGGAAGCTGATGTTCTACCATTGAACTACACCCGCATACGTGCGGGACACTAGAACGAACGTATTATAGCATGTTATGGACTATATAGTCCAGTACTGAAAACGCCAATTTAACCAAATTAGGCTTTCTGTTCTTCTAGATATTTCTCCAATTTACGTTTTACACGCTGTAACGCATTGTCGATAGATTTTACATGCCTGTCCAAATCTTCGGCAATCTCCTGATAGGACTTACCATCCAAGTATGAAGTCAAAACTTCCCATTCAAGAGAACTCAAAATCTCGCCCATCTTATTTTCTATCCCACGGAATTCTTCCCTGTTTATAATCAGTTCTTCGGGGTCACTTATACTTTCCTCACTGATTATATCCATCAAAGTACGGTCGGATTCTTCGTCAAAAATGGGTTTGTTCAAAGACACATATGAATTTAACGGAATATGTTTTTGTCTGGTAGCAGTTTTAATAGCCGTAATTATTTGTCTGGTAATACAGAGTTCTGCAAATGCTCTGAAGGATGAAAGCTTGTCCCCTTTATAATCACGGATAGCCTTAAAAAGTCCAATCATTCCTTCCTGAATAATGTCTTCTCTGTCAGCACCTATCAAGAAGTATGTTCTGGCTTTTGCCCTAACAAAGCTTTTGTACTTGTTAATAAGGTATTCAAGAGCTTGTTGATCACCTGCTCTAGCCTCTAATATTACATCTTCGTCAACCATACCAGAATATGTTTGATAGACTTCAGCCTTTAAGTTTGTTTTCAATACACTTGCCCCCATTTTGGCTTACATAAGTATGGTAAGAATTACAACTAAATAAAGATATAGACACTCATTTTAAATTATAAGTGTCTACACCCTATATGTCAAGTTACTTTACTTTACCGAATATATCCGGCTCCCTCAAGCCCTACGAAAATAATCCATTACCAAGCCTTATAGGGTTTATTTACCTCTTTGCTTTAATATCTCATACATAACTATAGCTGCTGCAACAGATGCATTTAATGAGCTGATTTCGCCCTTCATAGGGATATTAACAACAAAATCACATTTCTCTCTTACAAGTTTGCCCATTCCTTCGCCTTCACTGCCCACAACAAGGGCCATTGGGCCTTTCAAGTCGCTTTCGTAAAAAGCTTTTTCTCCTGTAGAATCAGTTCCCACAACCCATACATTATTTTTCTTGAGATATTCTATAGTTTGGGAAATATTTGTTACTCTGGATACAGGTACGTACTCAACCGCTCCTGCTGATGCCTTTGAAACTGTGGAAGTAAGTCCTATAGCCCTTCTCTTAGGAATAATTACTCCGTGAGCTCCAACTGCATTGGCAGTTCTCAGTATTGCACCGAAATTGTGCGGGTCAGAAATCTCATCCAAAATAATAATAAACGGAGGCTCGCCCTTCTCCTGAGCAGCTGCAAGAATATCGTCTACCTCCACATAATCCTTTACTGCAACATAAGCAATAACTCCCTGATGGGATCTGGTTGAAGACATTCCGTCAAGTATGCTTTTGTCAACCTCAGTAGTAATAATTCCTTTTTGTCTTGCCATAGCAATAATCTGGCGAATGGAGCCCTCTTTTTCACCCTTGGCTATAAACAGCTTGTTTATTGTCCTGTTGGCTTTAAGAGCTTCCATTATGGAGTTTCTTCCCTCAAGCTTGTCATTTTCCTCGGGTACAGCATTTTCTTTTTCAATATTTTCGAATTCTGTATCTTTTACAGGTGCAGCATAGGTTGTCCTCTTTGCAGGTTCACTCTTGAAACCCTTGCGTTCCTCAGGCTTTCCCCCGCGTTTTTTACTGTCTGACGAAAAATTCTTCCTTCCAAAGTCAGAAGTGGGGCCCTTTCTATCATAACGGGCATTGCCGGGTCTTCTGTTTCTTGATTCTGCCATATTCTTAAATCCACGCTTTCATCGTTATTTATTATTCTTCAATTGCCAACCTTAAAATTTCCATAAGCCGCTCATAGTTATTCATCAGGTATAAATATCCTATCAATGCCTCAAAGCCCGTAGAATACCTGTAATCTGTAACATCGGCATGTTTTGGAACAGTTGCTGATTTGGCATTACGGCCCCGTCTGACAATATCCTGCTCGTCCGCAGTCAGTCTGTCATTAACACGGTGAACTATATCTGCCTGCGATTTTGCTTTAACATACTTGACAGACATCTTATGAAGCATATTTACATTTGACTTGTTGTTTACAAC of the Ruminiclostridium papyrosolvens DSM 2782 genome contains:
- the sigH gene encoding RNA polymerase sporulation sigma factor SigH, which encodes MKTNLKAEVYQTYSGMVDEDVILEARAGDQQALEYLINKYKSFVRAKARTYFLIGADREDIIQEGMIGLFKAIRDYKGDKLSSFRAFAELCITRQIITAIKTATRQKHIPLNSYVSLNKPIFDEESDRTLMDIISEESISDPEELIINREEFRGIENKMGEILSSLEWEVLTSYLDGKSYQEIAEDLDRHVKSIDNALQRVKRKLEKYLEEQKA
- a CDS encoding Mini-ribonuclease 3, which codes for MFEETIQNMRKDFDIKPMDVMNLQPLVLAYIGDAVYEVYIRTMLVVNNKSNVNMLHKMSVKYVKAKSQADIVHRVNDRLTADEQDIVRRGRNAKSATVPKHADVTDYRYSTGFEALIGYLYLMNNYERLMEILRLAIEE
- the rlmB gene encoding 23S rRNA (guanosine(2251)-2'-O)-methyltransferase RlmB, with amino-acid sequence MAESRNRRPGNARYDRKGPTSDFGRKNFSSDSKKRGGKPEERKGFKSEPAKRTTYAAPVKDTEFENIEKENAVPEENDKLEGRNSIMEALKANRTINKLFIAKGEKEGSIRQIIAMARQKGIITTEVDKSILDGMSSTRSHQGVIAYVAVKDYVEVDDILAAAQEKGEPPFIIILDEISDPHNFGAILRTANAVGAHGVIIPKRRAIGLTSTVSKASAGAVEYVPVSRVTNISQTIEYLKKNNVWVVGTDSTGEKAFYESDLKGPMALVVGSEGEGMGKLVREKCDFVVNIPMKGEISSLNASVAAAIVMYEILKQRGK